The DNA window CCAGGACGACGCGTATTACAATACACGCGCCCTGAGCAAAACGCGCATGTCCACCTGGATACCGCTACAGGACGCGGATGAGACAAATGGGTGTTTGTGGGTCGTGCCACAAAGCCATAAGGGCGGCGTGGTCACGCATGGACCATTTGGCGGACAATGCCCAAAGTGTATGGGACCAGCCGATCTTATGTTCGATGATGCGATCCCCTGTCCTGTAAAAGCCGGGGATATCCTTTTATTCCACGCCTGTTTGTGGCATCATTCCAAAGGCAACCAGACAGACCATATACGGCGGGCATTTATTGTCTCGTATCAAGAGGCCACTGTGCCCCGTGGCAATGGCGATCAGTATAAAATTCTGAGGTCCGCATAAGGAGATAGTAGAACAGGAGTTTGGGATCTGTTGTTCCCGCCCGACTTTCACATTGTAT is part of the Gemmatimonadota bacterium genome and encodes:
- a CDS encoding phytanoyl-CoA dioxygenase family protein; amino-acid sequence: MTMIETDLRKLSGDEVAIYREQGYVIVPDIFPLEELAEIDREIDRLQETQKRTGRNKGWIMQLGLRSEVTRQFAQDERVLTLIEDIVKPGISIYSAKLTAKVPHSNDICHWHQDDAYYNTRALSKTRMSTWIPLQDADETNGCLWVVPQSHKGGVVTHGPFGGQCPKCMGPADLMFDDAIPCPVKAGDILLFHACLWHHSKGNQTDHIRRAFIVSYQEATVPRGNGDQYKILRSA